The proteins below come from a single Perca flavescens isolate YP-PL-M2 chromosome 8, PFLA_1.0, whole genome shotgun sequence genomic window:
- the dnaja2b gene encoding dnaJ homolog subfamily A member 2b, whose protein sequence is MANVVDTKLYDILGVSPSASENELKKAYRKLAKEYHPDKNPDAGDKFKEISFAYEVLTNPEKKELYDRYGEQGLREGGGGGPGMDDIFSHIFGGGLFGFMGGQGRGRNGGRRRGDDMVHPLKVSLEDLYNGKTTKLQLSKNVLCAACNGQGGKAGAVQKCVACRGRGMRIMIRQLAPGMVQQMQSVCTDCNGEGEVINEKDRCRKCEGHKVSKETKLLEVHVDKGMRHGQKITFSGEADQAPGVEPGDIVLVLQEKEHEEFRRDGSDLHMVQRIGLVEALCGFQMTVAHLDGRQLLVKYPPGKVIEPGSIRMVKGEGMPQYRNPFEKGDLYVKFDVQFPENNWISPEKLNELECLLPARAENPVIAADAEEVDLTEFDKSQGSGSGARREAYNDSSDEEGGHHGPGVQCAHQ, encoded by the exons GCCTACCGCAAATTGGCCAAAGAGTACCATCCTGACAAGAACCCAGATGCTGGAGACAAG tttaAAGAGATCAGTTTCGCATATGAGGTACTGACAAATCCAGAAAAGAAGGAGCTTTATGATCGCTATGGAGAACAGGGGCTACGGGAGGGAGGAGGCGGCGGGCCTGGCATGGACGATATCTTCTCTCATATTTTTGGCGGAGGACTGTTTGGGTTCATGGGGGGACAGGGCAGAGGACGCAATGGaggcaggaggagaggagatgatATGGTACACCCCTTGAA AGTTTCTCTTGAAGACCTCTACAATGGCAAAACCACCAAACTGCAGCTCAGTAAGAATGTGCTCTGTGCTGCCTGTAATGG TCAGGGGGGTAAGGCAGGAGCAGTGCAGAAGTGTGTGGCATGCAGAGGACGAGGTATGAGAATCATGATTAGACAGCTGGCCCCTGGGATGGTTCAACAGATGCAGTCAGTCTGCACAGACTGCAATGGAGAGG gtGAGGTGATAAATGAGAAGGACCGCTGCAGAAAGTGTGAGGGTCATAAGGTGAGTAAGGAGACTAAGCTTCTGGAGGTGCATGTGGACAAAGGCATGAGACATGGACAGAAGATCACATTCTCTGGGGAAGCTGACCAAGCACCAGGCGTCGAACCAGGAGATATAGTCCTTGTGCTGCAAGAGAAAGAGCatgag GAATTCCGCCGTGATGGCAGTGACCTTCACATGGTCCAACGTATTGGCCTGGTTGAGGCTCTGTGTGGCTTCCAGATGACGGTTGCACACCTTGATGGACGTCAGTTGCTTGTCAAATATCCACCTGGCAAGGTCATCGAGCCAG gTTCTATTCGAATGGTGAAGGGAGAGGGAATGCCTCAGTACAGAAACCCATTTGAGAAGGGAGACCTTTATGTCAAATTTGATGTCCAGTTTCCTGAAAACAACTGGATTAGCCCCGAAAAACTGAAT GAACTCGAGTGCTTGCTGCCTGCTCGTGCTGAGAATCCTGTTATTGCAGCCGATGCAGAGGAAGTTGACCTGACAGAATTTGACAAGAGTCAAGGGTCAGGTAGTGGAGCCAGGAGAGAGGCCTACAATGATAGTTCTGATGAGGAAGGGGGCCATCATGGCCCAGGAGTGCAGTGCGCACACCAATAG
- the kcp gene encoding kielin/chordin-like protein isoform X2 — MASTGRLTSTLCVRAHLERSHAKLTSKACWVPKPANNCEGMLPFQRRWAFNPISGLCEDFLYCTGNSSNNFLSFNACRDQCMLGACCLRKARQGLPTGHQNNTQHGYNISSVNKTFCKYDQDNLEDEMWYGNIDFNRTELEDHKGNLQSVDCREDPDFTYTCDYLNLIQCQALVKDKAGEAQIMSFSPGVRCSDVRCGGGCGCFFHQKLWRYGEWFRQGCEKCTCTRSGRVNCVCRHLTQRKEIRDLTLRERRLYQRAIRKVYARPGCELDGTVHNVSYSIDVCQTCTCKGGNRECYPQPCPSLDCTHKETAPGDCCQRCRGCIHSGVQYDHKAKWRPVENPCDVCYCLEGHVRCERERCNTPCKFPSAPPPNTCCPSCQGCGVNGNDFPNGAVIPTGDRCQECTCVNGNVACSPLPCPALSCPNPVHQAGDCCPRCEQCEYESKVYVDGQTFPSRRDPCLHCRCFAGEMSCDRMDSSCPTLSCSHPAKRKGECCPTCDECEYDRRVYADGKVFTPAGSGPCLQCRCKGGNVICREDKCPAVQCSNPIIDPHLCCPICKACVLDGVEYEEGSNWQPEGRCSTCTCVNGEMLCAHTHCPPTECLHPSKITGSCCAVCESCTYNHRIYSNGQRFMTPDHPCHICTCEHGSVECERRPCPPLNCSNSYTPPGECCPKCPDCSFENRIFVDGEAFPNPVSVCEECKCVSGQIDCHQAQCPHPHCNAPRPGMCCQNNCNGCSYAGKEYPNGQEFPHPTDTCRTCSCTNGNVQCLMKRCPPLPCSNPNVLPGDCCPQCPAPPSDCVYEQQPYRHTERFYHPTDSCRSCTCTNGTVHCQRNLCSFAPCSHPITQQCCRTCEGCLYEGRERANGETWDDASDPCAVCVCREGSVQCEKKRCPPSNCNHPVQRQCCMSCDSCLFHGKEYPDGTEFGDDKDPCGVCYCYGGEVICTKIPCYGECSHPYKPPGQCCGECERCFYNSAVLANGQSIPDPGNLCSECTCQSGSVRCMKKSCPAARCPHPVTNPCGCPVCDGCQFQGVTYVDGQILPGGEGGCQDCTCSRGEVVCAHRRCPAVSCPHPALDGCACGVCDGCNFNGRGCFNGERFPHPTDHCQLCSCLNGGVVCTHVSCPSVACVRPVTPAGECCPVCTGICLHRGNEYQSGSSFTSPSDPCSSCSCLNEVVNCQKRPCPVRCSHPVPSDTCCPVCDSCLYEGVVQSHSHTFSPSSNPCQRCTCVRGTVTCVPLVCPPTLCVRPITKPGQCCPECTVCTLDGQEFNDGQTWTLSSNHCSTCTCQAGEVQCASPDCPKLPCMHQVTDPGACCPRCRGCVYGGEEHTEGSSWFADSTPCMTCMCVDGVTTCSEVRCLSPCINFISVPGECCPVCADCVLDGRVYGPGDSFHPADDPCQICTCEVMPDGEQHLRCYRKQCPSLVDCPKSNILFSGPDSCCPVCAQPLSNCTAALIGNEVLATDDPCFTCQCQDLTWTCLHQNCLPLTCPLNEQFVSPHSCCPVCKDCVIEGQNRRVANGSSWTDSDDDCVTCTCNLGYIECSIEECLPAACLSGQKQVKIPGRCCYECQDSEASCLHQGTVYHSNEQWEVDECTSCTCVSGDVHCHSERCPPLTCATDEMPAIVPGLCCPHCLPRPATCIAFGDPHYRTFDGRMLHFQGACTYILAQDCEGGDFSIHATNDDRGRKGVSWTKEVTVFIGDVTVQLLQDWVVKVNEEVVTLPFLREPYIYVERQTNTILLNTNIGLKVLWSGRSHLEVSVPGSYKGHTCGLCGNFNNYYQDDLRMPSGQLSLSESDFGNSWRVTNGSHSLSSCRPGEDVDPCKDAGYQAKKGANARCKLLKSAVFKPCHRVVPPEPWYGACVYDLCACGANTDECLCDTLEAYASQCREAGVILQWRSSSLCAVGCPVERGFVFDECGPPCPVTCFNIDVPLGVIESHCFKPCVPGCQCPAGLVLHNNYCIQPEKCPKIIHGNPL; from the exons TGGCAATATAGACTTCAACCGTACTGAGCTGGAAGATCATAAAGGAAATCTTCAAAGTGTAGACTGCCGCGAGGACCCAGATTTTACTTATACCTGTGATTATCTCAATCTAATACAGTGCCAAGCTTTGGTGAAGGACAAAGCTGGAGAGGCACAAATAATGAGCTTCTCTCCCGGAGTGAGGTGTTCTGACGTGAGGTGTGGTGGAGGTTGTGGCTGCTTCTTTCATCAAAAGCTGTGGAGATATGGGGAATGGTTCAGGCAAGGCTGTGAAAAGTGCACATGCACACGTAGTGGCAGAGTTAACTGTGTGTGCAGACACCTGACCCAGCGTAAAGAGATCAGAGACCTCACACTGAGAGAGAGGAGGTTGTACCAACGGGCTATCAGGAAAGTCTATGCCAGACCAG GGTGTGAGCTGGATGGTACGGTTCATAATGTGTCCTACAGTATAGATGTCTGTCAGACATGCACGTGCAAG GGGGGTAACAGGGAATGCTATCCCCAACCTTGCCCTTCACTGGACTGCACACACAAGGAGACTGCACCTGGGGACTGCTGCCAGCGGTGCAGAg GCTGTATCCATTCTGGTGTCCAGTATGACCACAAAGCCAAGTGGAGGCCAGTAGAGAATCCCTGTGATGTCTGCTACTGTTTG GAGGGTCACGTTCGCTGTGAGAGGGAGCGGTGTAACACCCCATGTAAATTCCCATCTGCTCCTCCACCCAATACCTGCTGTCCATCTTGTCAAG GCTGTGGTGTGAACGGTAATGACTTCCCTAATGGAGCTGTGATCCCTACTGGAGACCGTTGTCAAGAGTGCACATGTGTG AATGGAAATGTGGCTTGTTCACCCCTTCCCTGTCCTGCCTTGTCTTGTCCAAACCCAGTGCATCAGGCCGGAGACTGTTGCCCACG GTGTGAGCAGTGTGAATATGAGTCCAAGGTGTATGTGGATGGACAGACATTCCCCTCCAGGAGAGACCCCTGCCTCCACTGCCGCTGCTTT GCAGGTGAAATGTCTTGTGATCGTATGGATTCATCATGTCCCACGCTAAGCTGCAGTCATCCAGCTAAGCGCAAAGGAGAGTGTTGTCCCACATGCGATG AATGTGAGTATGACAGGAGGGTGTATGCTGATGGAAAAGTGTTCACCCCTGCTGGAAGTGGACCCTGCTTGCAGTGCAGGTGTAAG GGTGGGAATGTCATTTGCCGTGAAGACAAGTGCCCTGCTGTCCAGTGCTCCAACCCCATTATAGACCCACATCTATGCTGTCCAATCTGCAAAG CGTGTGTGTTGGACGGCGTGGAATATGAGGAAGGCTCCAACTGGCAGCCTGAGGGTCGCTGCTCCACCTGCACTTGTGTGAATGGAGAAAtgttgtgtgcacacacacactgcccccCCACCGAGTGCCTGCATCCCAGCAAGATCACTG GCTCCTGTTGTGCAGTGTGTGAAAGCTGCACATATAACCATCGTATCTACAGCAATGGCCAGAGGTTCATGACCCCTGACCACCCCTGTCACATCTGCACATGTGAG CATGGCAGCGTAGAGTGTGAGAGGAGACCTTGTCCTCCACTCAACTGTTCCAACTCATACACACCACCTGGAGAGTGCTGCCCTAAATGTCCAG ACTGCTCCTTTGAAAACCGCATATTTGTTGATGGAGAGGCTTTTCCTAaccctgtgagtgtgtgtgaggagtgtaAGTGTGTGAGCGGCCAGATTGACTGCCACCAAGCACAATGCCCTCATCCTCACTGTAATGCGCCTCGACCTGGAATGTGTTGTCAGAACAACTGCAATG GCTGCAGCTATGCTGGGAAAGAGTATCCCAATGGACAGGAGTTCCCCCATCCTACTGACACATGCAGGACATGCAGCTGCACA AATGGGAATGTCCAGTGTCTGATGAAGAGGTGTCCACCGCTCCCGTGCTCCAACCCAAATGTGCTGCCTGGAGACTGCTGCCCCCAGTGTCCTG CTCCTCCATCGGATTGTGTGTACGAACAACAACCCTACAGACACACTGAGCGTTTCTACCATCCGACTGACAGCTGTCGATCATGTACCTGCACCAATGGGACAGTTCACTGTCAGCGCAATCTCTGCTCCTTTGCTCCATGTTCTCACCCCATCACACAACAGTGCTGCCGGACCTGCGAAG GCTGTCTATATGAGGGTCGTGAGCGAGCTAATGGGGAGACATGGGATGACGCATCAGATCCATGTGCAGTATGTGTTTGCCGTGAGGGCTCCGTCCAGTGTGAGAAGAAGCGCTGTCCACCGTCCAACTGTAACCACCCTGTCCAGAGACAGTGCTGCATGTCCTGTGATA GCTGCCTGTTTCATGGTAAAGAATACCCTGATGGCACTGAGTTTGGTGATGACAAAGACCCGTGTGGCGTATGTTACTGTTACGGAGGCGAAGTCATCTGCACCAAAATACCCTGTTATGGAGAGTGCAGCCACCCATACAAACCACCCGGACAATGCTGTGGAGAATGTGAAC GCTGTTTCTACAATAGCGCAGTCCTCGCAAATGGGCAGTCAATCCCTGATCCAGGAAACCTCTGCTCTGAATGTACCTGCCAG AGTGGTTCGGTGCGATGTATGAAAAAGTCGTGTCCAGCAGCTCGCTGTCCTCACCCGGTCACCAATCCGTGTGGCTGCCCTGTCTGTGATG GTTGTCAATTCCAAGGTGTGACCTATGTTGATGGACAGATCCTtccaggaggagagggagggtgcCAGGACTGCACGTGCTCA agaGGTGAAGTGGTGTGTGCACACAGAAGATGCCCTGCTGTGTCATGTCCACACCCAGCTCTGGATGGCTGTGCATGTGGAGTGTGTGACGGATGCAACTTTAATGGACGAGGCTGTTTCAACGGAGAACGATTTCCACACCCTACAGACCACTGCCAGCTCTGCTCTTGTCTG AACGGTGGTGTGGTGTGTACTCATGTTTCTTGTCCAAGTGTTGCCTGTGTGCGTCCAGTGACCCCTGCTGGGGAGTGCTGCCCTGTCTGCACAGGGATTTGTCTTCATCGGGGGAACGAGTATCAGTCCGGCTCCTCCTTCACTTCTCCCTCTGATCCCTGCTCGTCATGCTCCTGTCTG AATGAGGTGGTGAACTGTCAGAAGAGACCTTGTCCAGTCCGGTGCTCCCACCCGGTCCCTTCAGACACCTGCTGCCCCGTCTGTGACTCCTGTCTGTATGAGGGTGTTGTCCAGTCGCACAGTCACACTTTCTCACCCTCCTCCAACCCCTGCCAGCGCTGTACTTGTGTTAGAGGCACCGTCACCTGTGTGCCCCTGGTCTGCCCACCAACACTATGTGTCCGACCAATTACCAAGCCAGGACAGTGCTGTCCTGAGTGCACAG TGTGTACGCTTGATGGACAGGAGTTCAATGATGGGCAGACATGGACCCTGAGTTCAAACCACTGCTCCACCTGCACTTGCCAG GCAGGTGAGGTGCAATGTGCTTCTCCCGACTGTCCTAAGCTGCCTTGTATGCATCAGGTGACTGATCCAGGAGCCTGCTGTCCTCGCTGTAGAG GTTGTGTGTATGGAGGAGAGGAGCATACCGAGGGCAGCAGCTGGTTCGCAGACTCCACTCCCTGTAtgacgtgtatgtgtgtggacgGGGTGACCACCTGCTCTGAAGTACGCTGTCTATCTCCCTGCATCAACTTCATCAGCGTGCCCGGGGAGTGCTGCCCTGTGTGTGCTG ACTGTGTATTGGATGGCAGAGTGTATGGTCCAGGTGACAGTTTCCATCCAGCCGATGACCCCTGTCAGATCTGCACTTGTGAG GTGATGCCGGACGGAGAGCAACACCTGAGGTGTTACCGAAAGCAGTGTCCCAGTCTGGTCGACTGTCCTAAGAGCAACATCCTGTTCTCTGGGCCAGACTCCTGCTGTCCTGTCTGTGCAC aGCCTCTAAGTAACTGCACCGCTGCACTGATTGGCAACGAGGTCTTGGCGACAGATGACCCTTGTTTTACCTGCCAGTGCCAG GACCTGACATGGACCTGTTTACACCAAAACTGCCTCCCACTTACTTGTCCTCTTAATGAACAGTTTGTTTCTCCACACTCATGCTGCCCCGTGTGTAAAG ATTGTGTGATCGAGGGCCAGAACAGACGCGTGGCCAACGGCAGCAGCTGGACAGACAGCGATGACGACTGTGTCACATGTACCTGTAAC TTGGGCTATATTGAGTGCAGCATTGAAGAGTGTTTACCTGCAGCTTGTCTGAGTGGGCAGAAACAAGTGAAGATTCCAGGGAGATGCTGCTATGAATGCCAAG actCAGAGGCGTCGTGTTTGCACCAGGGAACAGTGTATCACTCTAATGAACAGTGGGAGGTGGATGAGTGCACAAgctgtacgtgtgtgtctggAGATGTACACTGTCACAGTGAACGCTGCCCTCCCCTCACCTGTGCAACA GATGAGATGCCAGCCATTGTCCCAGGTTTGTGTTGTCCTCATTGCCTGCCTCGTCCAGCCACCTGCATTGCTTTCGGCGACCCTCATTATCGCACCTTCGATGGCCGCATGCTGCACTTCCAGGGAGCGTGCACATACATCCTGGCACAGGACTGTGAGGGTGGAGACTTTAG TATTCATGCCACTAATGATGATCGTGGGCGTAAAGGAGTGTCCTGGACTAAAGAGGTGACTGTGTTTATAGGAGACGTCACAGTGCAGCTACTCCAGGACTGGGTTGTGAAG GTGAATGAGGAGGTTGTGACTTTGCCGTTCCTCAGAGAACCGTACATCTATGTAGAACGACAAACTAACACCATCTTACTCAACACTAACATCGGGCTGAAG GTACTGTGGAGTGGGCGTTCACATTTGGAAGTGAGTGTGCCAGGCTCCTATAAGGGCCATACGTGTGGCCTCTGTGGAAACTTCAACAACTACTACCAGGATGACCTCCGAATGCCCAGCGGACAACTCAGCCTATCCGAGTCTGACTTTGGCAACAGCTGGAGg GTCACAAATGGTAGCCACTCCCTCTCATCCTGTCGCCCTGGTGAGGATGTTGACCCCTGTAAAGACGCAGGCTACCAGGCCAAGAAGGGGGCTAACGCTCGCTGTAAGCTCCTGAAGTCTGCTGTCTTTAAGCCCTGCCATCGTGTGGTGCCTCCTGAACCGTGGTACGGAGCCTGTGTTTACGATCTCTGTGCATGCGGGGCCAACACTGATGAGTGTCTGTGTGACACACTGGAGGCCTACGCCAGTCAGTGCAGAGAGGCTGGAGTTATCCTGCAATGGAGGAGCTCATCCCTGTGTG CTGTGGGATGTCCAGTGGAGAGGGGCTTTGTGTTTGACGAGTGCGGACCCCCGTGCCCCGTAACCTGCTTTAACATTGACGTACCGCTGGGGGTTATAGAGAGCCACTGCTTCAAGCCCTGTGTCCCAGGCTGCCAGTGTCCTGCTGGTCTGGTTCTACACAACAACTACTGCATACAGCCAGAAAAGTGCCCCAAGATCATTCATGGAAATCCCCTATAA